In the Streptomyces sp. f51 genome, one interval contains:
- a CDS encoding HGxxPAAW family protein — MAGSSHGHTPAAWTGVIIAFIGFCVAGAFMVKAQPLGFWAGMVVVVLGGVVGLIMRSMGLGQPKAAPHPANTARSTVSADA, encoded by the coding sequence ATGGCGGGCAGCAGCCACGGTCACACCCCGGCCGCCTGGACCGGTGTCATCATCGCCTTCATCGGTTTCTGCGTCGCGGGTGCCTTCATGGTCAAGGCCCAGCCGCTGGGCTTCTGGGCCGGCATGGTCGTCGTCGTCCTCGGTGGTGTCGTGGGCCTGATCATGCGCAGCATGGGCCTCGGCCAGCCGAAGGCCGCCCCGCACCCCGCGAACACCGCGCGCTCGACCGTGAGCGCCGACGCCTGA
- the trpC gene encoding indole-3-glycerol phosphate synthase TrpC, producing MSVLDEIIDGVRADLAERQARVSLDELKERAAKAPAAKDGVAALRGDGVKVICEVKRSSPSKGALAAIADPAALAADYEAGGAAVISVLTEERRFGGSLADLEAVRARVDIPVLRKDFIVTSYQLWEARAYGADLALLIVAALEQPALESLIERAVSIGLTPLVEVHDEDEVERAVDAGAKIIGVNARNLKTLKVDRSTFERVAPEIPDGIVKIAESGVRGPHDLIAYANAGADAVLVGESLVTGRDPKTAVSDLVAAGAHPALRHGRD from the coding sequence GTGAGTGTGCTCGACGAGATCATCGACGGAGTCCGTGCCGACCTCGCGGAGCGGCAGGCGCGCGTCAGCCTCGACGAGCTCAAGGAGCGCGCGGCGAAGGCTCCGGCGGCCAAGGACGGCGTCGCGGCCCTGCGGGGTGACGGCGTCAAGGTCATCTGCGAGGTCAAGCGGTCCAGCCCCTCCAAGGGCGCGCTCGCCGCGATCGCCGACCCCGCGGCCCTGGCCGCCGACTACGAGGCGGGCGGCGCCGCCGTCATCTCCGTCCTCACCGAGGAGCGCCGCTTCGGCGGTTCGCTCGCCGATCTGGAGGCCGTCCGCGCCCGGGTGGACATCCCGGTGCTGCGCAAGGACTTCATCGTCACGTCGTACCAGCTGTGGGAGGCCCGCGCGTACGGCGCCGACCTGGCGCTGCTCATCGTCGCGGCCCTCGAACAGCCCGCCCTGGAGTCCCTGATCGAGCGCGCCGTGTCCATCGGGCTCACCCCGCTGGTCGAGGTGCACGACGAGGACGAGGTCGAGCGCGCGGTGGACGCCGGCGCGAAGATCATCGGTGTCAACGCGCGCAACCTGAAGACGCTGAAGGTCGACCGTTCGACGTTCGAGCGGGTCGCCCCGGAGATCCCCGACGGGATCGTCAAGATCGCCGAGTCCGGTGTCCGCGGCCCGCACGACCTGATCGCGTACGCCAACGCGGGCGCCGACGCGGTCCTGGTCGGCGAGTCCCTCGTCACCGGCCGCGACCCGAAGACGGCCGTCTCCGACCTGGTGGCGGCGGGCGCCCACCCGGCCCTGCGGCACGGACGGGACTGA
- a CDS encoding TIGR02234 family membrane protein translates to MGSVTAVPHPRTEAAGPARSGRRSLAVTLTSGALGAAVALLATRQSWARGTATVAGGDFPLTAKGSDITGVPAALAIVGLAALVAVFAVRRSGRLLVSALLALSGAGIVVAAFLGASDSAALDERAAAASGNTAATATGLSHTLWPYVAVAGGALILLAGLLALRHGSSWPAMSGRYERDGRPRPRKARPVDPDRPEDIWKALDRGEDPTGPDPAGT, encoded by the coding sequence GTGGGGTCTGTGACTGCTGTTCCTCACCCCCGAACCGAAGCCGCGGGACCCGCCCGGTCCGGCCGCCGCAGCCTTGCCGTGACCCTGACGAGCGGCGCGCTCGGCGCGGCCGTGGCCCTGCTCGCCACCCGGCAGAGCTGGGCGCGGGGGACCGCGACCGTGGCCGGCGGCGACTTCCCGCTGACCGCCAAGGGCAGCGACATCACGGGTGTGCCCGCGGCGCTCGCGATAGTCGGCCTCGCCGCGCTCGTCGCCGTCTTCGCCGTCCGCCGCTCCGGCCGCCTCCTGGTCTCCGCGCTGCTCGCGCTCTCCGGCGCCGGCATCGTCGTCGCCGCCTTCCTCGGCGCGAGCGACAGCGCCGCCCTCGACGAGCGGGCCGCCGCCGCCTCCGGCAACACCGCCGCCACCGCGACCGGGCTCAGCCACACCCTCTGGCCGTACGTGGCCGTGGCGGGCGGCGCGCTCATCCTGCTCGCCGGGCTGCTCGCGCTGCGCCACGGCAGCTCCTGGCCCGCCATGTCCGGCCGCTACGAGCGCGACGGCAGGCCCCGGCCCCGCAAGGCCAGGCCCGTGGACCCGGACCGCCCCGAGGACATCTGGAAGGCCCTCGACCGCGGCGAGGACCCGACCGGCCCCGACCCGGCCGGGACCTAG
- a CDS encoding DUF2752 domain-containing protein, with protein MRRVNAESQRVTRTGPDAGVLRRLAVPGGLLAAVAGAFAYVGAVDPNEPGHYPVCPLFRLTGLYCPGCGGLRSAHAFVHGDLATALTDNALAVGGYLAFAVLWSVWVIRAARGRPARFEAGPVHLWSLGALTLVFTVVRNLPSGGWLHP; from the coding sequence ATGCGTCGCGTGAACGCCGAATCCCAGAGGGTGACGCGGACCGGGCCGGACGCGGGCGTCCTGCGGCGGCTCGCCGTTCCCGGCGGGCTGCTCGCGGCCGTCGCCGGGGCCTTCGCCTACGTCGGGGCGGTCGACCCCAACGAGCCCGGCCACTACCCCGTCTGCCCGCTGTTCCGCCTCACCGGCCTGTACTGCCCCGGCTGCGGCGGTCTGCGCAGCGCGCACGCCTTCGTCCACGGCGACCTCGCCACGGCGCTCACGGACAACGCGCTCGCCGTCGGCGGCTATCTCGCCTTCGCGGTGCTGTGGTCCGTCTGGGTGATCCGCGCGGCGCGCGGACGTCCGGCGCGGTTCGAGGCGGGACCGGTCCACCTGTGGAGTCTCGGCGCGTTGACGCTGGTCTTCACCGTTGTCCGGAATCTTCCCTCAGGCGGCTGGCTGCACCCTTGA
- a CDS encoding tryptophan synthase subunit(beta) codes for MPSGTALPATSAARDPYARLARGCRPRGCRAPARRVHGRRVRYVIGDEPGQVNGMRWPERVRALTPSPAR; via the coding sequence GTGCCGTCCGGCACGGCCCTCCCGGCCACCTCGGCGGCCCGCGACCCGTACGCGCGCCTGGCCCGCGGCTGCCGTCCGCGCGGCTGCCGCGCTCCCGCGCGCCGGGTGCACGGGCGCCGGGTCCGTTACGTCATCGGCGACGAGCCGGGTCAGGTCAACGGCATGCGATGGCCCGAGCGCGTACGCGCGCTCACGCCCTCCCCGGCCCGCTAG
- the trpA gene encoding tryptophan synthase subunit alpha translates to MSGNIRLLSDTLAGAKAEGRSVLIAYLPAGFPTVDGGIAAIRAVFDGGADVVEVGLPHSDPVLDGPVIQTADDIALRGGVRIADVMRTVREAFEATGKPVLVMTYWNPIDRYGVERFTAELAEAGGAGCILPDLPVQESALWREHADKHGLATVFVVAPSSRDARLAEITAAGSGFVYAASLMGVTGTRESVGNQAQDLVARTKATTDLPVCVGLGVSNATQAAEVAGFADGVIVGSAFVKRMLDAPDEAAGLEAVRDLAADLAKGVRTRA, encoded by the coding sequence GTGAGCGGCAACATCAGGCTGTTGAGCGACACCCTGGCCGGTGCGAAGGCGGAGGGGCGGTCCGTCCTCATCGCGTACCTGCCCGCCGGCTTCCCGACCGTCGACGGCGGCATCGCGGCGATCAGGGCCGTCTTCGACGGAGGCGCCGACGTCGTCGAGGTCGGACTGCCGCACAGCGATCCCGTCCTCGACGGGCCCGTCATCCAGACCGCCGACGACATCGCCCTGCGCGGCGGCGTCAGGATCGCGGACGTGATGCGCACCGTCCGGGAGGCCTTCGAGGCCACCGGCAAGCCCGTCCTCGTGATGACGTACTGGAACCCGATCGACCGCTACGGCGTCGAGCGCTTCACCGCCGAGCTCGCCGAGGCGGGCGGAGCGGGCTGCATCCTGCCGGACCTGCCCGTCCAGGAGTCGGCGCTGTGGAGGGAGCACGCCGACAAGCACGGTCTCGCGACCGTCTTCGTCGTCGCGCCCAGCAGCAGGGACGCACGGCTCGCCGAGATCACCGCGGCCGGCAGCGGCTTCGTGTACGCGGCCTCGCTGATGGGGGTCACCGGAACCCGGGAGTCGGTCGGCAACCAGGCCCAGGACCTGGTGGCGCGCACCAAGGCCACCACCGACCTGCCCGTCTGCGTCGGCCTCGGCGTCTCGAACGCCACGCAGGCCGCGGAGGTCGCCGGGTTCGCCGACGGTGTGATCGTCGGCTCGGCCTTCGTCAAGCGGATGCTGGACGCGCCGGACGAGGCGGCCGGCCTCGAAGCCGTCCGGGACCTCGCGGCCGACCTCGCGAAGGGCGTGCGCACGAGGGCGTGA
- the lgt gene encoding prolipoprotein diacylglyceryl transferase codes for MEIAYIPSPSHGVLHLGPIPLRGYAFCIIIGVFLAVWLGNKRWIARGGRTGTVADIAVWAVPFGLVGGRLYHVITDYELYFSAGRDWVDAFKIWQGGLGIWGAIALGALGAWIGCRRRGIPLPAWADAVAPGIAFAQACGRWGNWFNQELYGKPTDVPWALHITSSTDGRVPGYYHPTFLYESLWCVGVGFLVIWADRRFKLGHGRAFALYVAAYCVGRGWIEYMRVDDAHHILGLRLNDWTALLVFLLAVLYFVLSARLRPGREEIVEPGAGEDAPTEGDDTAAAEDGAEGETGDKAAGKTGEAEGGSGADGGSGDGADGDSVDLGKDSVTESAEPAKPVKSQKPSESAAAPESEEDTEDGSDAGSVARDEAGSAKKG; via the coding sequence ATGGAAATTGCCTACATTCCCAGCCCGTCGCACGGTGTGCTGCACCTCGGCCCCATCCCGTTGCGCGGCTACGCGTTCTGCATCATCATCGGCGTCTTTCTGGCCGTCTGGCTCGGCAACAAGCGCTGGATCGCCCGTGGAGGGCGGACCGGCACGGTGGCCGACATCGCGGTCTGGGCCGTCCCCTTCGGCCTCGTCGGCGGCCGGCTCTACCACGTGATCACGGACTACGAGCTGTACTTCAGCGCGGGCCGTGACTGGGTGGACGCCTTCAAGATCTGGCAGGGCGGACTGGGCATCTGGGGCGCCATCGCCCTCGGTGCGCTGGGCGCCTGGATCGGCTGCCGCCGCCGCGGGATCCCGCTGCCCGCCTGGGCCGACGCCGTGGCACCCGGCATCGCCTTCGCCCAGGCGTGCGGGCGCTGGGGCAACTGGTTCAACCAGGAGCTGTACGGCAAGCCGACGGACGTTCCGTGGGCGCTGCACATCACGTCCTCCACGGACGGGCGCGTCCCCGGCTACTACCACCCGACCTTCCTGTACGAGTCCCTGTGGTGCGTCGGCGTCGGCTTCCTGGTCATCTGGGCCGACCGCCGCTTCAAGCTCGGCCACGGGCGCGCCTTCGCCCTGTACGTCGCCGCCTACTGCGTCGGCCGGGGCTGGATCGAGTACATGCGCGTCGACGACGCGCACCACATCCTGGGCCTGCGTCTGAACGACTGGACCGCGCTGCTGGTCTTCCTCCTCGCGGTGCTCTACTTCGTCCTGTCGGCCCGGCTGCGTCCGGGACGCGAGGAGATCGTGGAACCGGGCGCCGGTGAGGACGCGCCGACGGAGGGCGACGACACCGCGGCCGCCGAGGACGGGGCCGAGGGCGAGACCGGCGACAAGGCCGCCGGCAAGACCGGAGAGGCCGAGGGCGGGTCGGGAGCCGACGGCGGGAGCGGGGACGGGGCCGACGGCGACTCCGTCGACCTCGGCAAGGACTCCGTCACCGAGTCGGCCGAGCCCGCGAAGCCGGTGAAGTCCCAGAAGCCCTCGGAGAGCGCCGCCGCGCCGGAGTCCGAGGAGGACACCGAGGACGGTTCCGACGCCGGTTCCGTGGCGCGCGACGAGGCCGGGTCGGCCAAGAAGGGCTGA
- a CDS encoding thioredoxin domain-containing protein, whose product MSEKNRDGKRNARERLAVEREKQKAADKRRRALIVGASVICVLGLAAVIGVVAANSGKDKKSSASGPVVSPSGATGKDSLAIPVGKDGAKSTLTVWEDFRCPACQAFETAYRPTIHELVDSGQLRTEYHLVTLIDGNMGGSGSLRAANAAACAQDAGKFREYHDVLYENQPKETDDAFADNAKLIGLAGKVGGLDTPAFRACVNNGSHDSWVQKSHAAFQAGGFTGTPTVLLGGKNIYADQSMTPAKLKQMVEAANKG is encoded by the coding sequence GTGAGCGAGAAGAACCGTGACGGAAAGCGCAACGCCCGCGAGCGGCTGGCGGTCGAGCGAGAGAAGCAGAAGGCCGCGGACAAGCGCCGTCGTGCGCTGATCGTGGGGGCGTCGGTGATCTGCGTCCTCGGCCTGGCCGCCGTGATCGGCGTGGTGGCCGCGAACTCGGGCAAGGACAAGAAGAGCAGCGCCTCGGGTCCTGTCGTGTCGCCCTCGGGCGCCACGGGCAAGGACAGTCTCGCGATCCCCGTCGGCAAGGACGGCGCCAAGTCGACCCTCACGGTGTGGGAGGACTTCCGCTGCCCGGCCTGCCAGGCCTTCGAGACGGCCTACCGCCCGACGATCCACGAGCTGGTCGACTCCGGGCAGCTGAGGACCGAGTACCACCTCGTCACGCTGATCGACGGGAACATGGGCGGCAGCGGCTCCCTCAGGGCCGCGAACGCCGCGGCCTGCGCCCAGGACGCCGGGAAGTTCCGCGAGTACCACGACGTGCTGTACGAGAACCAGCCCAAGGAGACCGACGACGCCTTCGCCGACAACGCCAAGCTCATCGGGCTGGCCGGCAAGGTCGGGGGCCTGGACACCCCGGCGTTCCGCGCCTGTGTGAACAACGGCTCCCACGACAGCTGGGTCCAGAAGTCGCACGCCGCGTTCCAGGCCGGCGGCTTCACGGGCACCCCGACCGTGCTCCTGGGCGGCAAGAACATCTACGCGGACCAGTCGATGACCCCCGCCAAGCTCAAGCAGATGGTGGAGGCGGCCAACAAGGGCTGA
- the hisI gene encoding phosphoribosyl-AMP cyclohydrolase: protein MTSTPPASSLDPEIAARLKRSADGLVPAIAQQYDTGEVLMLGWMDDEALHRTLTTGRCTYWSRSRREYWVKGDTSGHFQHVKSVALDCDADTLLVRVDQVGAACHTGARTCFDADVLLGDTGDRAQSADSGAPAGNQ, encoded by the coding sequence ATGACCAGCACGCCTCCCGCCAGCAGCCTGGACCCCGAGATCGCCGCACGCCTCAAGCGCAGCGCCGACGGACTCGTCCCCGCCATCGCCCAGCAGTACGACACCGGTGAGGTGCTGATGCTCGGCTGGATGGACGACGAGGCACTGCACCGCACCCTCACCACGGGCCGCTGCACGTACTGGTCGCGCAGCCGCCGGGAGTACTGGGTCAAGGGCGACACCTCCGGCCACTTCCAGCACGTGAAGTCCGTCGCCCTGGACTGCGACGCCGACACCCTGCTGGTGCGGGTCGACCAGGTGGGCGCCGCCTGCCACACCGGAGCCCGCACCTGCTTCGACGCCGACGTGCTGCTGGGGGACACCGGCGACAGGGCCCAGAGCGCCGATTCCGGTGCCCCGGCCGGGAATCAGTAA
- a CDS encoding anthranilate synthase component I, with the protein MDLETFRKLATDRRVIPVSRKLLADGDTPVALYRKLAAERPGTFLLESAENGRTSLSWSRYSFVGVRSAATLTERDGQAHWLGAPPVGVPVDGDPLAALRATIEALHTPGTEGLPPFTGGMVGYLGYDIVRRLEKIGPGERDDLKLPELTMLLTSDLAVLDHWDGSVQLIANAINHNDLDTGVDEAYADAVARLDAMEADLSRAVSQPPAALPPSELPEYTALWGGPDFQDAVEDIKERIRAGEAFQVVPSQRFETPCTASALDVYRVLRATNPSPYMYLFRFDGFDVVGSSPEALVKVEGGQAMVHPIAGTRPRGATVQDDQALADELIADPKERAEHLMLVDLGRNDLGRVCEPGSVEVVDFMSIERYSHVMHIVSTVTGRVAAGRTAFDVLTACFPAGTLSGAPKPRAMQIIDELEPSRRGLYGGCVGYLDFAGDSDTAIAIRTALLRDGTAYVQAGAGIVADSVPQAEDDECRNKAAAVLRAVHTANRLGR; encoded by the coding sequence ATGGATCTCGAGACGTTCCGCAAGCTGGCCACCGACCGCCGCGTCATCCCCGTCAGCCGCAAACTGCTCGCGGACGGCGACACGCCGGTCGCGCTGTACCGCAAGCTGGCCGCCGAGCGCCCCGGCACGTTCCTGCTCGAATCCGCGGAGAACGGCCGCACCTCCCTGTCCTGGTCCCGCTACTCCTTCGTGGGCGTCCGCTCCGCCGCGACCCTCACCGAACGCGACGGACAGGCGCACTGGCTCGGCGCCCCGCCGGTCGGCGTCCCCGTCGACGGCGATCCGCTCGCGGCCCTGCGCGCCACCATCGAGGCGCTGCACACCCCGGGCACCGAGGGGCTGCCCCCGTTCACCGGCGGCATGGTCGGCTATCTGGGCTACGACATCGTGCGCCGCCTGGAGAAGATCGGCCCCGGCGAGCGGGACGACCTCAAGCTGCCCGAGCTGACCATGCTGCTCACCAGCGACCTCGCGGTCCTGGACCACTGGGACGGCTCGGTCCAGCTGATCGCCAACGCGATCAACCACAACGACCTCGACACGGGCGTCGACGAGGCGTACGCGGACGCCGTCGCCCGGCTCGACGCCATGGAGGCCGACCTCTCGCGCGCGGTGTCCCAGCCGCCCGCCGCGCTCCCGCCCTCCGAACTCCCCGAGTACACCGCGCTCTGGGGCGGCCCGGACTTCCAGGACGCCGTCGAGGACATCAAGGAGCGCATCCGGGCCGGGGAGGCCTTCCAGGTCGTCCCCTCCCAGCGCTTCGAGACCCCGTGCACGGCGAGCGCGCTGGACGTCTACAGGGTCCTGAGGGCGACCAACCCCTCCCCGTACATGTACCTGTTCCGCTTCGACGGCTTCGACGTCGTCGGCTCCTCCCCGGAAGCCCTGGTCAAGGTCGAGGGCGGACAGGCCATGGTGCACCCCATCGCGGGCACCCGGCCGCGGGGCGCGACCGTCCAGGACGACCAGGCCCTCGCCGACGAACTGATCGCCGACCCCAAGGAGCGCGCCGAGCACCTCATGCTCGTCGACCTCGGGCGCAACGACCTCGGACGGGTCTGCGAGCCCGGCTCCGTCGAGGTCGTCGACTTCATGTCCATCGAGCGGTACTCGCACGTCATGCACATCGTCTCCACGGTGACCGGCCGGGTCGCCGCGGGCCGAACGGCCTTCGACGTGCTCACCGCCTGCTTCCCCGCCGGCACCCTCTCCGGCGCGCCCAAGCCGCGCGCGATGCAGATCATCGACGAACTGGAGCCGTCCCGGCGCGGGCTGTACGGCGGCTGCGTCGGCTATCTCGACTTCGCCGGCGACTCCGACACCGCCATCGCCATCCGTACGGCCCTGCTGCGCGACGGCACCGCCTACGTCCAGGCCGGTGCCGGCATCGTCGCCGACTCGGTCCCGCAGGCGGAGGACGACGAGTGCCGCAACAAGGCGGCGGCGGTCCTGCGCGCGGTCCACACGGCCAACCGCCTCGGGCGGTAG
- a CDS encoding CoA ester lyase, whose product MTADLLPLTWLYAPGDRPEVVAKALLSGADVVLVDLEDAVAPHRKEYARSATADLLAEVPPVPVHVRVNALDGPFCDADLKTLSPLPGLSGLRLPKVTSRCDVMRVAENAPSAQGGTIPLYALLETALGIEQAYSIASSHRALRGISLGESDLRADLGVRDEAGLDWSRARLVVAARAAGLPPPAQSVYPDIRDVEGLASSCARGRALGFLGRAAIHPRQLPIIERAYLPTPAEVDSAEAVIRAAAADPGAQALPDGRFIDAAVVTGARRTLALAQRLA is encoded by the coding sequence GTGACCGCGGACCTCCTGCCGCTGACCTGGCTCTACGCGCCCGGGGACCGTCCCGAGGTGGTGGCCAAGGCGCTGCTCTCCGGCGCGGACGTCGTCCTCGTCGACCTGGAGGACGCGGTCGCGCCGCACCGCAAGGAGTACGCCCGCTCCGCCACCGCCGACCTGCTCGCCGAGGTGCCGCCCGTCCCGGTGCACGTCCGGGTCAACGCCCTCGACGGACCCTTCTGCGACGCCGACCTGAAGACGCTGTCCCCGCTGCCCGGGCTGTCCGGGCTGCGGCTGCCGAAGGTGACCTCACGCTGCGACGTGATGCGGGTGGCGGAGAACGCGCCCTCCGCGCAGGGCGGCACCATCCCGCTCTACGCCCTGCTGGAGACGGCCCTGGGCATCGAGCAGGCGTACTCCATCGCGTCGTCCCATCGCGCGCTGCGCGGCATCTCGCTCGGCGAGAGCGATCTGCGGGCCGATCTCGGGGTCCGTGACGAGGCGGGCCTGGACTGGTCCCGGGCCCGTCTGGTCGTGGCCGCGCGGGCGGCGGGGCTGCCCCCTCCCGCCCAGTCCGTCTACCCCGACATCCGCGACGTGGAGGGGCTGGCCTCGTCCTGCGCGCGCGGCCGTGCCCTCGGCTTCCTCGGACGCGCGGCGATCCATCCCCGCCAGCTCCCGATCATCGAGCGGGCCTACCTGCCCACCCCGGCCGAGGTCGACTCCGCCGAGGCGGTCATCAGGGCGGCTGCGGCCGACCCGGGGGCGCAGGCCCTGCCGGACGGCCGCTTCATCGACGCGGCGGTGGTCACGGGGGCCCGCCGCACCCTCGCCCTCGCCCAGCGCCTGGCCTGA
- a CDS encoding CoA transferase, producing MNGPDGGGPLDGLRVLDLATLFAGPLAATMLGDFGAEVVKVEHPTQPDPSRGHGPSKDGIGLWWKLLGRNKRTITLDLSKRGGRETLLRLAADADVIIENFRPGTLEKWDLGWAELSAANPRLVLARVTAFGQFGPYAHRPGFGTLAEAMSGFAAITGEPDAPPTLPPFGLADSIAGLATAYAVMAALRARERTGEGQVIDMAIIEPILTVLGPQPVWYDQLGHVQPRTGNRSANNAPRNTYRTADGSWVAVSTSAQSIAERVMRLVGRPDVIDEPWFATGADRARHADVLDGAVGAWIAGRTRDEVLAAFEKAEAAIAPVQDVRDVMNDPQYQALDTVTSVDDPELGPLRMQNVLFRLSATPGAIHWAGRPHGADTDAVLGELGLTAPEIEELRAEGAL from the coding sequence GTGAACGGGCCCGACGGCGGCGGCCCCCTCGACGGGCTGCGCGTCCTGGACCTCGCGACCCTGTTCGCCGGGCCGCTCGCCGCCACGATGCTCGGGGACTTCGGCGCGGAGGTCGTCAAGGTCGAACACCCCACCCAGCCGGACCCGTCCCGGGGGCACGGACCCTCGAAGGACGGGATCGGCCTGTGGTGGAAGCTGCTCGGCCGCAACAAGCGCACGATCACCCTCGACCTGTCGAAGCGCGGCGGCCGGGAGACCCTGCTGCGGCTCGCCGCCGACGCCGACGTGATCATCGAGAACTTCCGTCCCGGCACCCTGGAGAAGTGGGACCTGGGCTGGGCGGAGCTGTCCGCGGCCAACCCCCGCCTCGTCCTGGCCCGCGTCACCGCCTTCGGCCAGTTCGGCCCGTACGCGCACCGCCCCGGGTTCGGCACGCTCGCCGAGGCGATGAGCGGGTTCGCCGCGATCACCGGCGAACCCGACGCGCCGCCGACCCTCCCCCCGTTCGGCCTGGCCGACTCGATCGCCGGACTGGCGACGGCCTACGCCGTGATGGCCGCCCTGCGGGCGCGCGAGCGCACCGGCGAGGGCCAGGTCATCGACATGGCGATCATCGAACCGATCCTGACCGTCCTCGGCCCGCAGCCCGTCTGGTACGACCAGCTGGGCCACGTCCAGCCGCGCACCGGCAACCGCTCGGCGAACAACGCGCCCCGCAACACCTACCGCACGGCCGACGGCTCCTGGGTCGCGGTCTCCACGTCGGCCCAGTCGATCGCCGAGCGGGTGATGCGGCTGGTCGGCCGCCCCGACGTGATCGACGAGCCGTGGTTCGCGACCGGCGCGGACCGGGCCCGCCACGCCGACGTCCTGGACGGCGCGGTCGGCGCGTGGATCGCCGGACGCACCCGGGACGAGGTCCTCGCCGCCTTCGAGAAGGCCGAGGCGGCGATCGCGCCCGTCCAGGACGTCCGGGACGTCATGAACGACCCGCAGTACCAGGCCCTGGACACGGTGACCAGCGTCGACGATCCCGAGCTGGGCCCGCTGCGCATGCAGAACGTCCTCTTCCGGCTCTCCGCCACGCCCGGCGCCATCCACTGGGCGGGCCGCCCGCACGGAGCGGACACCGACGCCGTGCTCGGCGAACTCGGCCTGACGGCGCCCGAGATCGAGGAACTGAGGGCGGAGGGGGCGCTGTGA
- the trpB gene encoding tryptophan synthase subunit beta, giving the protein MPSEFFIPDPDGHVPSAEGYFGAFGGKFIPEALVAVVDEVAVEYDKAKADPEFARELDDLLVHYTGRPSSLTEVPRFAEHAGGARIFLKREDLNHTGSHKINNVLGQALLTRRMGKTRVIAETGAGQHGVATATACALFGLECTIYMGEIDTQRQALNVARMRMLGAEVIAVKSGSRTLKDAINEAFRDWVANVDHTHYLFGTVAGPHPFPAMVRDFHRVIGVEARRQILERAGRLPDAAVACVGGGSNAIGLFHAFIPDGGVRLIGCEPAGHGVETGEHAATLTAGEPGILHGSRSYVLQDDEGQITEPYSISAGLDYPGIGPEHSYLKDSGRAEYRAVTDDAAMQALRLLSRTEGIIPAIESAHALAGALEVGRELGEDGLIVVNLSGRGDKDMDTAARYFGLYDDGVDAVVAADADSENAEIEGDAK; this is encoded by the coding sequence ATGCCCAGCGAGTTCTTCATTCCCGACCCCGACGGTCACGTCCCCAGCGCCGAGGGCTACTTCGGCGCCTTCGGCGGCAAGTTCATCCCGGAGGCGCTGGTCGCCGTCGTGGACGAGGTCGCCGTCGAGTACGACAAGGCCAAGGCCGACCCCGAGTTCGCCCGCGAGCTCGACGACCTGCTCGTCCACTACACCGGACGCCCGAGCTCCCTCACCGAGGTGCCGCGATTCGCCGAACACGCCGGCGGCGCGCGGATCTTCCTCAAGCGCGAGGACCTCAACCACACCGGCTCGCACAAGATCAACAACGTGCTCGGTCAGGCCCTGCTCACCCGGCGCATGGGCAAGACCCGGGTCATCGCCGAGACCGGAGCGGGCCAGCACGGCGTCGCCACGGCCACCGCCTGCGCGCTCTTCGGCCTCGAATGCACCATCTACATGGGCGAGATCGACACGCAGCGCCAGGCGTTGAACGTGGCCCGGATGCGCATGCTCGGCGCCGAGGTCATCGCCGTGAAGTCCGGCTCCCGCACCCTCAAGGACGCCATCAACGAGGCGTTCCGCGACTGGGTCGCCAACGTCGACCACACCCACTACCTCTTCGGGACCGTCGCGGGACCGCACCCCTTCCCCGCCATGGTCCGCGACTTCCACCGGGTCATCGGCGTCGAGGCCCGCCGGCAGATCCTGGAGCGCGCCGGACGGCTGCCCGACGCGGCCGTCGCCTGTGTCGGCGGCGGCTCCAACGCCATCGGCCTCTTCCACGCGTTCATCCCCGACGGCGGCGTCCGCCTGATCGGCTGCGAGCCCGCCGGGCACGGCGTGGAGACCGGCGAGCACGCGGCGACCCTGACCGCGGGCGAGCCCGGCATCCTGCACGGATCGCGGTCGTACGTCCTCCAGGACGACGAGGGCCAGATCACCGAGCCCTACTCGATCTCGGCCGGACTCGACTACCCCGGCATCGGCCCCGAGCACTCCTACCTCAAGGACAGCGGCCGGGCCGAGTACCGCGCGGTCACCGACGACGCGGCGATGCAGGCCCTGCGCCTGCTCTCCCGCACCGAGGGCATCATCCCGGCCATCGAGAGCGCCCACGCGCTCGCCGGGGCCCTGGAGGTCGGCAGGGAGCTGGGCGAGGACGGGCTGATCGTCGTCAACCTGTCCGGGCGCGGCGACAAGGACATGGACACGGCCGCCCGCTACTTCGGCCTCTACGACGACGGCGTCGACGCGGTCGTCGCCGCGGACGCCGACAGCGAGAACGCCGAGATCGAGGGGGACGCCAAGTGA